A single genomic interval of Lathyrus oleraceus cultivar Zhongwan6 chromosome 7, CAAS_Psat_ZW6_1.0, whole genome shotgun sequence harbors:
- the LOC127102471 gene encoding uncharacterized protein LOC127102471 → MDFHDDEILDVVPLSVIPYEALDLNHPMDASAFACPSQGYSVKGVTTPLSKMYPSPEVAQHSEKDDDSSSSEKDMAAEGLCSLGQTVSGKGKYVASKTANASHSEKHYVANDVIDLEDDRSDDQEDNLLHHLKPSVAKCMKTRKGRSVAEQMSSKIAKKNAGVGLSKSWSKVEVKKRKKTTVRKSLGKVADVHLDNISFHLEDGASKWKFVIQRRVAVERELGKDVVEVQEVMDLIKTTGLMKTMARFSQCYEGLVKEFIVNILEDIANKNNKEFCKVFVRGKCITFSPIVINNFLGRKVKGAGELEATDNEVCREITARQVKGWHIKKHLPAGKLTVKYAILHKIGAVNWIYV, encoded by the exons ATGGACTTTCACGATGATGAGATTCTGGATGTGGTTCCTCTATCAGTTATTCCCTATGAGGCCCTTGATTTGAACCATCCCATGGATGCCTCAGCTTTTGCATGCCCCAGTCAAG gaTATTCTGTGAAGGGAGTCACTACTCCCCTGtctaaaatgtacccctctccGGAGGTTGCACAACATAGTGAGAAGGATGACGATTCCTCCAGTTCTGAGAAGGACATGgctgctgaaggtttgtgctctctAGGGCAAACTGTGTCTGGTAAAGGAAAATATGTGGCATCTAAAACTGCCAATGCTTCCCATTCTGAGAAGCATTATGTTGCAAACGatgtgattgacctagaggatgataggtcTGATGACCAAGAGGATAACTtacttcatcacttaaagccAAGTGTGGCTAAGTGTATGAAGACTCGAAAAGGAAGATCTGTGGCTGAACAGATGTCATCTAAAATAGCTAAGAAGAATGCTGGTGTTGGTCTTTCCAAATCATGGAGCAAGGTTGaagtgaagaagaggaag AAAACCACTGTGAGGAAGTCTCTTGGTAAAGTTGCTGATGTGCATTTGGATAATATTTCTTTCCATCTTGAGGATGGAGCTTCCAAatggaaatttgtgattcaaagaaGGGTGGCCGTGGAAAGGGAGTTAGGAAAGGATGTTGTTGAAGTCcaggaggtcatggacctgataaAGACTACTGGGTTGATGAAGACTATGGCTAGGTTCTCTCAGTGCTATGAGGGTTTAGTTAAGGAATTTATTGTTAACATTCTTGAGGATATTGCTAATAAGAACAACAAGGAATTTTGCAAAGTGTTTGTGAGAGGTAAGTGCATCACTTTTTCTCCCATTGTTATTAACAATTTTCTGGGAAGAAAAGTTAAGGGTGCAGGTGAATTGGaagctacagacaatgaggtctgtagagaAATTACAGCTAGACAGGTAAAAGGATGGCATATTAAGAAGCATCTTCCTGCTGGGAAGTTAACTGTCAAGTATGCtatattgcataaaataggagCTGTAAATTGG atttatgtttga